A region of the Synechococcus sp. PCC 7502 genome:
GGTAGGTTGACCGGGTTCGTTGGGATTGCTCTTGCGATCATCAGAAATGCTATAGAAAACATTGTTTTTGGCATCGTAGGTAATGCCAGACAAACCACCTACAGTAGTATCGTTGCCATTGGCATCTTTAACATTTACTGATTGCGCGGGATAGGTTGCTTGACCAATAAAGCTCAACTTCGGCAGAGTTGCATTAGTATCCATAAGTTAGTTTTATTTTTGTAATATTGCAAACGTTTTGAGGGAATAGGAAGTGGGATTAGCAAATGAATCTGCGGTGCTGCTACTATCTATGCCTCTATGTGATGTGAATTCAATTACAGTCGAACATAAGAAGCGATCGCTTGCGACCGTTGAAAAATACACTCTACATTCCTGACTTGGATAAGGTGAGCCAAGAACCCTTGGATCTCGTCTTGTTCAAAACCTCCATTTCCATAAACCCTAAGTAGCTGTTGCTAAATTTCTTAAGATGTAAATATCCACATCATACAAGGACAACCAATAACTCAAGGTTTAGAATTGGTTATGCCTTAGTTAAATTTCTAGGTAGATTTTATATCAATAGGACTAAAAACTCATTTAATAAAGCATATATACTTGGTAAAGAAAAAATATTAGTAATAAAAAATGCGCCAAAGCTACGACAGTGATTTAACAGATCAGGAATGGGAAATAATTGGAGGAATGCTACTAACCCCATCAAAGCTAGATAGACCAGTAATTGTAGATAAGCGAGAAGTCGTGAATGGTATTTTCTACATATTCAAAAATGGCTGTACATGGAAAAACTTACCGCATGATTAACCGTATATTTCTACTTCCGAAGATGGACATTCATCGGGTTAATGGTAGAGATAAATCAGAAATTAAGTGAACGAGTAAGGATAGAGGATGGAAGAGAAGCAACAGCAAGTTTGGCAAGTCTACATAGTCAAACGGTGAAGACAACGGAAAGTGCAGGGAGCTGAGGTTTTGATGGAGGCAAAAAAATCAAGGGTAGAAAACGGCATATTATCGTAGATACTCTGGGATTATTAGTAGGAGTGGTTGTACACACTGCTGACATTGGAGAACGAGCCAGTGCAAAGTTACTATTAGAAAGCTTAAAATATCCATTGACAAGACTAAAAAAGATATTAGTAGATAAAGGATATTCTGGAGCAGAGATGACAGATTGGGTTAAAGAAAACTTTAATTGGGTCTGGGAAGTAAGTAAAAGTCCAGATAATCAGAAGGGATTTATAGTGGAATCGAAACGTTGGGTAGTAGAGAGAACCTTCGCATGGTTAGGTAAATGTCGGAGGCTGAGTAAAGACTATGAATATCATGAAAAAATGTCTGAGTCCTTTGTATACTTGTCTTTAATCCGCATAATGCTCAGAAATTTGTCCCCCGTGAATTCTTAAATGGGCTCTTAAGCTGCTTGTCTACTGCATTTTAGCTTTATACTACCATTTGTAGATGTCAAATGGGCTCTATATGACATTCTCATTCACCTAGAAGAATAGGGATAAAAATAGTACTCATTAAAGTAATGTATATACTCCCTCACATTTTTGCAGTCAGGGAGTACCTGGTACTAAGAAACTAGTTCATTAACAACGTTCTACGCTTGGTAATCATACGGAATGCTTCGATCGAATCCCCTTCTTCCCATTCTTGGAATTTAGGTAACGCAATCCCACATTCAAACCCCGCAGCAACTTCCTTAACATCATCCTTCATCCGCTTCAGGGAATCTAGGGCAGACTCATGTACTAGCTCACCGCGACGTTTAATGCGGATGCGAGAGTTCCGTACTAACTTCCCAGACTGAACATAACAGCCCGCCACTACACCTCGCCCAATGGGGAATAATGCCCTGACTTCAGCAATACCCAGATGTTCTTCAATTAACTCTGGCTCAAGTAAGCCTTCCATTGCCCCTTGAATATCTTCTAAGAGCTTGTAGATAATGCTATAGTCACGCACATCCACACCCATAGAGTCTGAAGCCTGTCTAGCACCGGGTGCCATCGATGTATTAAAGCCAATAATAATGGCATCACTGGCAGCAGCTAACTCCACATCATTTTCCGTAATTTCACCAACGGCTGACAGCAGGACTCGCACTTGCACCTCACCCTGTGGTAACTGCTCTAGGGAACCCAAAATCGCTTCCAGTGAACCTTGTACATCTCCCTTGAGGATTAAGTTTAGTTCTTTGAGTTCGCCTTCTTGCGCCTTGGCTGACACTGTACCTAGGGTAACTCGACGGGATGCCATTGCTTGCTGTAGTCGAGATTGGCGTTGCTCCATTGAGCGATCATTAGCGATCCCTCTCGCCAGCTTTTCATCGGTATATACTTCAAATTCATCCCCTGCGGCGGGTACATCACTTAACCCTAAGACCTCAACGGCAAAGGAAGGAGATGCTACTTTAACCATACGCATGCGATCGTCGACCATTGCTCTAACCTTACCAAAGGAAGAACCAGCTACTAAAATATCACCGACACGCAGAGTCCCATTTTGGATTAGTAAAGTTGCCACAGGACCACGGGCTTTATCAAGGTGTGCCTCAATGACAGTACCACGGGCGGGACGATCAGGGTTTGCCTGTAAGTCTTCAACCTCTGAGACTAGAAGAATCATTTCTAAAAGACTATCAAGATTTTCCCCCTTCAAAGCACTGACAGGAACCATAATTGTATCTCCGCCCCAAGCTTCATCAACTAAGCCATACTCTGTAAGCTCTTGGCGAATACGATCAGGTTGAGATTCAAGCTTATCAACCTTATTAATTGCGACAATGATTGGTACCTTTGCTGCCTTAGCGTGACTGATTGCTTCAATGGTTTGGGGCTGGACTCCATCATCGGCGGCAACGACCAGAATTGCCACATCCGTAACCCTTGCACCTCTTGCTCGCATGGCTGTAAAAGCTTGGTGACCGGGGGTATCTAGGAAGACAATTTGTTGCTTTTTGCCATCATGTTCTACATCAACATGATATGCACCAATGTGCTGAGTGATTCCTCCCGCTTCACCTTGTGCTACTTTGGTTTTGCGAATTGAGTCTAGTAAGGTGGTTTTACCATGATCGACATGCCCCATGATTGTAACTACGGGTGGACGACGCTGTAGGCTTTCTAGGTCACCAATTTCGATCATTTCTGTAACCTTACGGGCAGGTGCATCGACACTAGTGATTTCTACTTCATACCCTAGCTCTGTTGCCACCATGCTAGCGGTTGGGATATCTAGGGTTTGGTTAATATTCGCCATTACCCCCTTCATAAATAGGGTACGAATAATATCGGTTTCTGGAAGAGACATCTGGTGAGCTAGTTCCTGCACACTAATACTTTCTTGCAGAGTAACTTTAGTTGGCTTTTCGGGTGGTGCCTCTACAGGAGAACGACGATCTCTATGGGATGTTCCACGTTTGACAACTTTATTAGCTGATGTTAACGAATCAGGAGTTGTTACTTTAATACTGCGTTGTTTGGGGCGAGATGCAGGTCGTGCCAAAGATAGGCTAACTTGAGCTATATCAGTGGTTTCCAAATCTTCAATAATGTCATCTTCGTCAATGACTTTAAGAAATCGTTTATTTGGTCTGTTGAGCTTTGCTTTTTCCTTTTGTTCTAAGAGGTCTTGCTCTTCATCCTCTTTTTTGGATTTTCCCCGTTTAGCTAATCTAGTGGGTATGGGAGTACCTCGTCCGGGTAAAATTGGCGGTGATATTGGGGCGATCGCTACTAAGTCAGTTTCTTTGCGAGGGCTAGATGGTGGTGTGGGACGATCTGGTGATCTTAATGGTGGAGCATTAGGCGTGCGCATGGGACGAGGGGGATCGTTAGGCGCAGTGATGCCTCGCTCTATTAATACGGAGTCTTTAACAGGTAGGGGACGGGTCGGTTGACTGGGACGAGGGGATGGGTTACTAGGAGTACTGGGTTTAGTGGGTTTGTCGAGGCGGGGTTTGGCTACAGCTTTAATAGCAGGCTTTTCCTCTTCAGGCGATCGCCCAGTGGGAGATTGGTTAAGAGTAATAGCGGCTTTAGGTTGCTTAGGTGACGTATCTGTAGGAAGTGTAGGTTTACTAACTATGGTGTTGGCTATGGGAGTATTTATCCTAGGAGTAGTAGAAGCGGTGACCGGAGAGGGACTAGTTGGTTTGGGTTGCTTGATAATGGTGACGGGTTGCTGAGGTTTTGGGGGTTTGGCTACAGTTGGATTGGTATTTGGAGTGGAATTGGAACTAACTGGGGCGATCATCTCTACGGTAACCTTGGGTTTCTTAGTCTCGATTACTGGCTTGGGAGCTGATGCTGGAGTTTTAGTTACGCTATTGTTTACGGCATTACTTGAACCATTGCTTGAATCTGAGGCGGCTCGTGCTAAGGGCTTAAGAGGTTCTCGACTAAAAGTTGGGGGCTTAGCTACGAAAGATGGAGCTACAACTTCACTTTGCTGAGCAATACTTTGGTTTACCTCCTGATTCCCTCCTGGATTTACCAAGCTAGTGATATCAGGCTTTACTAGCTCCTGAGGGCTATCTACTTTTTTAAGTTCTTGAGTAGGAGATGAAACCATCGGCGGGGAGATCAGATTTACAGTTGGCTTACTCACAGTAACAATTTGCTGTTTTGATACCTGATTGCTAGATTCTTTCGATTCCTTTATTTTTGTTGAAGTAGGCGGAATAGTCAACTTTTTTTCTGGGGCTAATGACCTTATCTTTTCTGCATCTGCCTCTGATATTGAGCTACTAGCAGTTTTAACAGCAATACTTAACTGTTCGCACAGGGCGATTATATCTTTTGTCTCCAAACCTAGTTCTCTTGTTAACTCGTAAACTCTGACTTTATTCATTTAGATAATTTGGGGTGATTGGTTGATTTACATAAAAACTGCTACCTGTGAATAATAAATATTTTGATATTAGGAGCGGTGTGATGTGGTTTATGCATTCATACAGCAAATTTGACTATATGCATAGCAATAACTAAATTCTATTATTACTCATAGGGCTGCGAATGTCCCAAGTTGCTATGAATCTTGCTATAAATCTATAGCTCAGTTTCACATTTAATGCAAAAAATGGCGGGTATGAGTTATTGCCATAATTAAACCCAGTTCTTCAGCAGCTTTGATGGAGTCTTGATCACGGAGGCTACCACCAGGTTGGACAATATATTTGATCCCCTTGCTCGCAGCTAGTCTTACGGTGTCATCAAAGGGGAAGAACCCATCACTAGCTAAAGTCGCATTTTGTATATTCGCACCTGAAGTTTTGCTTTCTGCCTGAGTTAGAGCAATTTGAGCAGAGCCAACTCGATTCATTTGTCCTGCACCTATGCCTAAGGTGGTGCGATCGCTAGTAATGACAATGGCGTTAGATTTCACATGGCGAGCAACTTTCCATGCAAATACCATTTCTGCCAGTTCTTCTTCTGTTGGCTTTAGTGTGGTGACAATTTCCCAAGTTGTGGGATCAACAGGAATATCATCGCTTTTCTGCACTAAGACTCCACCCGCAATCACTTTAACAGTGGTGGTTTCACCTTGGCTTAGATTTGGCAGTCTTAAAACTCGCAGATTAGGTTTAGCTTTTAGTATTTCTAAAGCTTCAGGATCAAAGTTTGGAGCAACTATACATTCCAAAAATGTCGTAGTTAAAGCAGCCGCAGTCTCAACATCTACCGTTCGATTAAATGCCACAATCCCACCAAAAGCTGAAATTGAATCGGCATTAAAAGCATTTTTATAGGCATCTACTAAAGTGGGAGAGATCGCCACACCACAGGGATTATTATGCTTAACAATTACCGCCGCAGGATCATCATCAATAAATTCAGCAATAATGGTTCTGGCTGCCTCAAGGTCTAGGAGATTGTTATAGCTAAGTTCTTTACCTTGTAATTGCTGGGCGGTTGTCCAACCATAAGCAGTATCTCCAAGCTGATACCAAGTTGCGGGTTGATGGGGATTTTCCCCGTAGCGTAAGGTTTGCAATTTTTGCCCCTTGAGCGTAAAGAATTCCGTAGCATTTTGAGAGTCTTGAGCAAAGTCTTGGGCTAAGTATTGACTAATAGCGTAATCATAGGATTGGGTGTGCTTAAATGCTGCTAGGGCAAGCGATTGCCTAAATTCCAATCTAGTTTTACCATTATGATTTGCTATTTCCTCTAGATAGCTGGAGTATTGGCTAGGATCGGAGAGTACTGTAACGTATTGATGATTTTTAGCGGCGGCTCTAATCATAGCGGGACCACCAATATCAATTTGCTCGATCGCTTCTTCTAGCGTGACTCCACTCTTGGCAATTGTTTGTTCAAAGGGATATAAATTTACAACCACTAGGGCGATCGCTGGAATTTCTTGTTTTTCCAGGTCTGCCAAATCTTCTGGCAATTCTAATCTTGCTAAAATTCCACCGTGGACTTTGGGATGGAGGGTTTTAACTCTGCCCCCTAAAATTTCTGGTGCGCCAGTATATTCAGAAACTTTGGTCACCGGAATCTGTGCTTGCTTTAAGGCTGCGGCTGTACCACCACTACTAATAATTGTGAATTTATATTTTTCAACTAGGGTACGAGCAAGCTCGATTAGTCCAGTTTTATTAGAAACACTCAGCAGGGCAACAGGATTCATAGATTGGAATTGAAGTTAATACAGGGATTATAGATCAGCAATGCCTCAGAAATTATTTTTGCCAACTTTCGCATTTCGGCTGTTTTTTATCTTTATGACTTTTTTTAAATATTAAATTAATAAAGAAGTTTGTCGTATTCTGCATGAGTGCCAATCCAAAACCATAAAAACCCATCTTGAATTTCTGTAGAGATCGCTCGATAATTGGAGCCTATACGAGCTGACCACACCTTACCAACCTTCTTAAATTGTAGTGAGGGATGAGAAGGATTATTTTTCAAAAGCTGAAAATTCTTGTCGGCAAGATGTCGAACTTCCATAGGTAAACGATTATAGCAATTCCAGAAACTAGAAGATGTTTTGTGCTTCAAAGCTCTCTTACCTTACCTGTTTTATACTCGTCAAGTGCAGCATTAATGAGAAAGTCTAATTTCCCAGCACTGGAATCTTGTTCAATCTGCTGATCCCAACGGGTTTGATCAAATTCAATAAACCAGTCACGCAACTTTGAAAAGGAATCATTATCTAATTCGGCAATGAATTGTTCTAAGGTTTCTACTGGCATCATAAATGAGTGGCTCTAGATTGCTTAATATTAATCTTATGCTAATTTTCTAATTTGAAATTTGATTTACATATTTTGGCTCTTAAAAGTTTACTGGTACAAATTCTTGATTTGCTTTGTTTGGGTCTAGTAAGCCATGAGTCTAAACTTTAGAGCAATTATAAATTCCATAGGTTAAATCTTAGTTTCCATGCACTACGCGATCGACTTCGGCACTAGCAATACCGTAATTGCCCGAATTAATAACAATGGAGAAATTGAAACTCTAAAACTAGAGCAGTTCAGTCAATTTCAGCCCCATAATCCACCCGTAATTCCCAGCTTAGTGTTTGTGGAGAATGCTGCCTCTAGTGAAGTTGTTGTTGGACAATCGGTACGGGATCGGGGTTTAGATTTTAGGAATCATAATCAACGGTTTTTTCAAAATTTCAAACGGGCGATCGCTCAACCTCTATCTGGATTTTTACCCGAACTAGATGGTATTGAAATCACTTCAGCAATGATCGGCAGGTGGTTTTTAACTGAGCTAATTAGGCAATTACCTGAGGTTACATCGTTGGTTGTAACGGTGCCAGTGGATAGTTTTGAGTCCTATCGCCAGTGGTTATCTGGGGTATGTGAGGACTTGGCGGTATCTCAAGTTAGTATTTTGGATGAGCCAACGGCGGCAGCTTTAGGCTACGGCTTAAATACCGGTAACGAGACGATTCTGGTTATAGATATGGGTGGGGGAACTTTAGATATGTCCCTTGTTAAACTTAACTTGCACATCCAAAATCAAATTGAAAATCAAGATCAAATTCAAGCCCGTAAGCAAACTTTAGGTTTTTTATTGAAGTGGGGCGATCGCATTTTAAATCAGTCAGTAAATCAATCGGTCAATCCATCAACTAATCAAGTTCCAAAACCTACTATTGCTAGAGTTATTGCCAAAACAGGTCAAAATCTGGGCGGAATAGATATAGATAACTGGTTAGTAGGCTATTTTTGTGATTCCCTAGGCTTACCCCATAATTCTGTAGTCGCTAGGTTAGCGGAAAAATTAAAGATTACCCTGTCCACATCCGAACAAGCTACGGAAGTATTTTTTGATGATGAAACTTTTAATAGCTATAGCTTAGAATTGGGGCGATCGCA
Encoded here:
- a CDS encoding transposase → MRQSYDSDLTDQEWEIIGGMLLTPSKLDRPVIVDKREVVNGIFYIFKNGCTWKNLPHD
- the infB gene encoding translation initiation factor IF-2, with amino-acid sequence MNKVRVYELTRELGLETKDIIALCEQLSIAVKTASSSISEADAEKIRSLAPEKKLTIPPTSTKIKESKESSNQVSKQQIVTVSKPTVNLISPPMVSSPTQELKKVDSPQELVKPDITSLVNPGGNQEVNQSIAQQSEVVAPSFVAKPPTFSREPLKPLARAASDSSNGSSNAVNNSVTKTPASAPKPVIETKKPKVTVEMIAPVSSNSTPNTNPTVAKPPKPQQPVTIIKQPKPTSPSPVTASTTPRINTPIANTIVSKPTLPTDTSPKQPKAAITLNQSPTGRSPEEEKPAIKAVAKPRLDKPTKPSTPSNPSPRPSQPTRPLPVKDSVLIERGITAPNDPPRPMRTPNAPPLRSPDRPTPPSSPRKETDLVAIAPISPPILPGRGTPIPTRLAKRGKSKKEDEEQDLLEQKEKAKLNRPNKRFLKVIDEDDIIEDLETTDIAQVSLSLARPASRPKQRSIKVTTPDSLTSANKVVKRGTSHRDRRSPVEAPPEKPTKVTLQESISVQELAHQMSLPETDIIRTLFMKGVMANINQTLDIPTASMVATELGYEVEITSVDAPARKVTEMIEIGDLESLQRRPPVVTIMGHVDHGKTTLLDSIRKTKVAQGEAGGITQHIGAYHVDVEHDGKKQQIVFLDTPGHQAFTAMRARGARVTDVAILVVAADDGVQPQTIEAISHAKAAKVPIIVAINKVDKLESQPDRIRQELTEYGLVDEAWGGDTIMVPVSALKGENLDSLLEMILLVSEVEDLQANPDRPARGTVIEAHLDKARGPVATLLIQNGTLRVGDILVAGSSFGKVRAMVDDRMRMVKVASPSFAVEVLGLSDVPAAGDEFEVYTDEKLARGIANDRSMEQRQSRLQQAMASRRVTLGTVSAKAQEGELKELNLILKGDVQGSLEAILGSLEQLPQGEVQVRVLLSAVGEITENDVELAAASDAIIIGFNTSMAPGARQASDSMGVDVRDYSIIYKLLEDIQGAMEGLLEPELIEEHLGIAEVRALFPIGRGVVAGCYVQSGKLVRNSRIRIKRRGELVHESALDSLKRMKDDVKEVAAGFECGIALPKFQEWEEGDSIEAFRMITKRRTLLMN
- the purH gene encoding bifunctional phosphoribosylaminoimidazolecarboxamide formyltransferase/IMP cyclohydrolase — protein: MNPVALLSVSNKTGLIELARTLVEKYKFTIISSGGTAAALKQAQIPVTKVSEYTGAPEILGGRVKTLHPKVHGGILARLELPEDLADLEKQEIPAIALVVVNLYPFEQTIAKSGVTLEEAIEQIDIGGPAMIRAAAKNHQYVTVLSDPSQYSSYLEEIANHNGKTRLEFRQSLALAAFKHTQSYDYAISQYLAQDFAQDSQNATEFFTLKGQKLQTLRYGENPHQPATWYQLGDTAYGWTTAQQLQGKELSYNNLLDLEAARTIIAEFIDDDPAAVIVKHNNPCGVAISPTLVDAYKNAFNADSISAFGGIVAFNRTVDVETAAALTTTFLECIVAPNFDPEALEILKAKPNLRVLRLPNLSQGETTTVKVIAGGVLVQKSDDIPVDPTTWEIVTTLKPTEEELAEMVFAWKVARHVKSNAIVITSDRTTLGIGAGQMNRVGSAQIALTQAESKTSGANIQNATLASDGFFPFDDTVRLAASKGIKYIVQPGGSLRDQDSIKAAEELGLIMAITHTRHFLH
- a CDS encoding type II toxin-antitoxin system HigB family toxin, with translation MEVRHLADKNFQLLKNNPSHPSLQFKKVGKVWSARIGSNYRAISTEIQDGFLWFWIGTHAEYDKLLY
- a CDS encoding Hsp70 family protein gives rise to the protein MHYAIDFGTSNTVIARINNNGEIETLKLEQFSQFQPHNPPVIPSLVFVENAASSEVVVGQSVRDRGLDFRNHNQRFFQNFKRAIAQPLSGFLPELDGIEITSAMIGRWFLTELIRQLPEVTSLVVTVPVDSFESYRQWLSGVCEDLAVSQVSILDEPTAAALGYGLNTGNETILVIDMGGGTLDMSLVKLNLHIQNQIENQDQIQARKQTLGFLLKWGDRILNQSVNQSVNPSTNQVPKPTIARVIAKTGQNLGGIDIDNWLVGYFCDSLGLPHNSVVARLAEKLKITLSTSEQATEVFFDDETFNSYSLELGRSQFDNILQAHNFFNRLDQSLDQIKQQALRQGLDLASIDAVLLVGGTAQIPAVHNWIKQYFPPQKIKSHKPFEAIAHGALNQNFQLQDFLYHSYGVRYWDKRYRQHNWHPIIKSGAAYPTEPIELVLGASQLDQPSIELVIGELGETSLEVYFEGDRLITRLLKQSQTVAQKLNEQVITPLDPLGQPGSDRLKVSFQVNAQRTLCISIEDLLTKQLILQNQPVVKLV